Proteins encoded in a region of the Stieleria neptunia genome:
- the istA gene encoding IS21 family transposase, which produces MTKSNSIKQLHQQGLSQRQIAAAVGVDRKTVRRQLAGNPAEAAPNSDPKGTSAPTGIAAGEPVTELDKQSEQLVPYSPSQCQPFRQAIEQMLSAGLSAQRVFQDLQTEHAYQGSYYSVRRFVKKLRTEKPEAFRRLEVEPGFEAQVDFGTGAPVIDENGRRRKTHVLRVVLSHSRKGYAEVVYRQTTDEFITALENAFVAFGGVPKVIVIDNLKAAVKNPDWYDPELVPKLQAFADHYNTTVLPTRPYTPRHKGKVERGVDYVQENALKGKSFTSLCEQNDYLANWESNVADKRIHGTTQKQVGTHFETTEKPTLQPLRIDRFPNFYEGRRKVSRDGHVAVERAYYSAPPEYVGYSVWVRWDSRTVRLLDNDLKQIAIFARSVAGKHNTNPQHIASEKINSIERGTGYLLRKASAIGNFSARWSEAMLEQRGITGHRVLHGLIQLANKHRYDKIEQACDIAWRHGDFHLRTLRRLIKRKEAVQQLMPFLEDHELIRPLASYDQFVHECVQRNLYQSQGGKSDE; this is translated from the coding sequence GTGACTAAGTCCAATTCTATTAAGCAGTTACATCAACAGGGATTGTCTCAAAGGCAGATCGCTGCAGCAGTCGGTGTCGATCGCAAGACCGTCAGACGGCAATTGGCCGGTAACCCGGCAGAAGCTGCCCCCAATTCGGATCCAAAAGGGACCAGCGCGCCCACCGGGATTGCCGCGGGTGAACCGGTCACCGAGTTGGACAAGCAAAGCGAGCAGTTGGTGCCCTATTCGCCCAGCCAGTGCCAGCCATTTCGCCAGGCGATCGAGCAGATGCTCAGCGCAGGGTTGTCCGCTCAGCGGGTCTTCCAAGACTTGCAAACAGAGCACGCTTACCAGGGCAGCTACTACAGCGTCCGTCGATTCGTCAAGAAACTCCGCACCGAAAAACCCGAAGCGTTTCGCCGTCTCGAAGTCGAGCCTGGATTCGAAGCGCAAGTCGATTTTGGAACCGGCGCTCCGGTCATCGATGAGAACGGTCGACGACGGAAAACCCATGTACTGCGCGTCGTGCTGAGTCATTCACGAAAGGGGTATGCCGAAGTCGTCTACCGCCAAACCACCGATGAGTTCATCACCGCACTGGAGAACGCTTTCGTGGCCTTCGGTGGAGTGCCCAAGGTGATTGTGATCGACAACCTCAAGGCGGCTGTCAAGAATCCAGACTGGTACGACCCCGAGTTGGTTCCCAAGCTCCAGGCATTCGCCGATCACTACAACACCACCGTCTTGCCGACGCGTCCTTACACGCCAAGGCACAAAGGCAAGGTTGAGCGTGGCGTCGACTACGTCCAGGAGAACGCACTCAAAGGAAAGTCGTTCACGTCACTCTGTGAACAGAATGACTACCTTGCCAATTGGGAATCGAACGTCGCCGACAAACGCATTCACGGCACGACACAGAAGCAAGTCGGAACGCATTTCGAAACAACCGAAAAGCCGACATTGCAGCCGCTTCGGATCGATCGATTCCCGAATTTCTATGAGGGTCGGCGCAAGGTCAGTCGCGATGGTCACGTGGCGGTGGAACGAGCCTACTACAGCGCGCCACCTGAATACGTTGGTTACTCCGTCTGGGTGCGTTGGGATTCGCGCACGGTTCGATTACTTGACAATGACTTGAAGCAGATCGCGATTTTCGCACGTAGCGTCGCCGGAAAGCACAACACAAATCCACAACATATAGCAAGCGAAAAAATCAATTCGATTGAGCGTGGGACGGGGTATTTACTGCGAAAAGCCTCGGCTATCGGCAATTTTAGCGCCCGCTGGAGTGAGGCCATGCTGGAGCAGCGTGGCATCACCGGACATCGCGTGCTGCACGGGCTGATCCAACTTGCGAACAAACATCGCTACGACAAAATCGAACAGGCGTGCGACATCGCTTGGCGACACGGTGACTTCCACCTCCGAACGCTTCGGAGGTTGATCAAGCGCAAGGAAGCCGTCCAGCAACTGATGCCATTCTTAGAAGATCATGAACTGATCCGTCCGTTGGCAAGCTATGACCAATTCGTACACGAGTGTGTGCAAAGGAACCTGTATCAATCTCAAGGAGGAAAGAGTGATGAATGA
- a CDS encoding site-specific integrase, with protein sequence MASTLPALVQGYVEYLQRSGHKRRIVNITKQQLDYFVTWCQTQSITASDQISDTTAADYVGHLQNEVDLINGAAIGIRIVRERVTKLRRLFEWLARDTNLSSDIAATVPTIDKRGKANLPSNSCYDQKLPA encoded by the coding sequence ATGGCTTCGACATTACCAGCTCTGGTCCAAGGCTACGTCGAATACCTGCAACGATCGGGGCACAAACGACGCATCGTCAACATCACCAAGCAGCAACTGGACTACTTCGTCACCTGGTGTCAAACGCAATCGATCACAGCCAGCGACCAAATCAGCGACACAACCGCCGCAGACTATGTTGGTCACCTGCAAAACGAAGTTGACTTAATCAATGGTGCAGCGATTGGGATCCGCATCGTTCGTGAACGCGTCACAAAACTTCGTCGTTTGTTTGAATGGCTTGCGCGAGACACCAATTTGTCCAGTGACATCGCAGCAACGGTTCCCACGATCGATAAGCGCGGCAAGGCAAATCTGCCAAGCAACAGCTGCTATGACCAAAAGCTTCCGGCCTAG
- the istB gene encoding IS21-like element helper ATPase IstB, giving the protein MNESLTRTLRELRLSGLAETLEVRLAEAVSSKLTHLEFLELVLADESLVRGDRRIARGVKRAGFRDVRRLEDFDFSFNKSIDRTRIFDLASGHFLRQSRDVLLCGPPGTGKSHLAQAIGHAVIRSGASVYYRSIFDVVRDFLHDEAIGGEEKVMNRYLKPDLLIIDDMGMKQLPKRSGEYLFEIIMRRHEVRSTMMTSNRPLEDWGKLIGDVPSASAILDRFLQSAEIMKITGRSYRLGKGPESSKGAKAPTGSEAEKKP; this is encoded by the coding sequence ATGAATGAATCATTGACCCGGACGCTTCGCGAACTTCGTTTGAGCGGCTTGGCCGAGACGCTGGAAGTGCGTCTGGCCGAAGCTGTCTCGAGCAAGCTGACGCACTTGGAGTTTTTAGAACTGGTGCTCGCAGACGAGTCACTTGTGCGTGGTGATCGACGTATCGCTCGGGGCGTCAAGCGAGCCGGCTTTCGCGATGTCCGTCGCTTGGAAGATTTTGATTTCTCCTTCAACAAAAGCATCGATCGAACGAGGATCTTCGATTTGGCCAGTGGGCACTTCCTGCGTCAATCACGTGACGTTCTGTTGTGCGGTCCTCCCGGTACTGGCAAAAGCCATCTCGCCCAAGCGATCGGGCATGCGGTGATCCGTAGTGGCGCATCGGTGTACTACCGGAGCATCTTTGATGTCGTACGTGACTTCCTGCACGACGAAGCGATCGGTGGTGAAGAGAAGGTGATGAACCGCTATCTCAAACCAGATCTGTTGATCATCGATGACATGGGAATGAAGCAGCTTCCCAAGCGAAGCGGCGAGTACCTGTTCGAGATCATCATGCGCCGCCACGAAGTCCGCAGCACCATGATGACGAGTAATCGTCCCTTGGAAGATTGGGGCAAACTGATCGGTGATGTACCGAGCGCCAGCGCGATCCTCGACCGATTTTTGCAGTCGGCTGAGATCATGAAAATCACGGGGCGGAGCTACCGCCTCGGAAAAGGTCCAGAAAGTTCAAAAGGGGCCAAAGCGCCCACCGGCTCGGAAGCCGAAAAGAAACCATAG
- a CDS encoding RHS repeat domain-containing protein: protein MLCHRSFRRQTLQRRLARRRAGGVKSCANSKQIRSCKTLRQPTCLPDKSLTENDAPTIKLAVRYHGTQQYSVNALTDSSGTIKERYAYDAYGNLSIFDGSGTARTSTAEGNRYTYTGREYDDGLDLYHYRARMYDSIAGRFCSRDPIGYWDGPAIYRGVRALTGLDPVGLAEVIGVRPDGRPIYRREQGDPPGVRGLDCYYVSARGPSWIRCPNLPPNDLEGPDYLVGLQNIRSGLAMLESICDQCCSGNCSNTQCKNDAQRIVQSFMLGWQNNYFQCPEDDTDWPHTHPDCVAGQYCFTWAEIFMDAFNKAIGESSCFTGAMRHSVLEADIAEPKRRNGRRFWHVHWYLTIEVAGGGNDCSMSIDDGFAVPNTCIHKNVPHQPGYIPFRPGQGPGRGYDDHPFNPLNW, encoded by the coding sequence ATGCTCTGCCATCGATCATTCCGCCGCCAAACCCTTCAACGCCGTCTCGCGCGCCGCCGCGCGGGAGGCGTTAAGTCGTGCGCAAACTCAAAACAAATCCGTAGCTGCAAAACGCTTCGTCAACCAACCTGCTTGCCCGACAAATCACTGACTGAAAACGATGCGCCAACTATCAAGTTGGCGGTTCGCTATCACGGCACCCAACAGTACAGTGTCAACGCGCTGACGGATTCGAGCGGAACGATCAAGGAACGCTACGCGTATGATGCGTACGGCAATTTGTCGATCTTCGATGGAAGCGGAACCGCGCGTACATCAACGGCGGAAGGCAACCGATACACGTACACCGGTCGTGAGTACGATGACGGCCTCGACTTGTATCACTACCGCGCCCGCATGTACGACTCGATCGCCGGCCGGTTCTGCTCCAGAGACCCGATCGGATACTGGGATGGGCCAGCGATCTACAGGGGCGTTAGGGCACTAACCGGACTGGACCCAGTCGGGCTGGCGGAAGTTATCGGGGTCAGACCGGATGGACGTCCAATCTATCGGCGAGAGCAGGGCGACCCACCAGGCGTGCGAGGACTTGACTGCTACTACGTTTCGGCACGTGGTCCGTCTTGGATACGCTGTCCAAACCTTCCGCCGAACGACCTTGAGGGCCCCGACTATCTGGTTGGGCTACAGAACATCCGGTCTGGGCTAGCAATGCTGGAATCAATATGTGACCAATGCTGTTCTGGAAACTGTTCGAATACGCAATGCAAGAATGATGCGCAAAGAATCGTTCAGTCCTTTATGCTCGGGTGGCAAAACAACTATTTCCAGTGTCCGGAAGACGATACGGATTGGCCTCACACGCATCCGGATTGCGTGGCCGGTCAGTACTGCTTCACTTGGGCGGAAATCTTTATGGATGCATTCAACAAAGCAATTGGCGAATCCAGTTGTTTCACTGGTGCAATGAGGCATTCAGTATTAGAGGCTGATATCGCCGAGCCCAAACGTCGGAACGGGAGGCGATTTTGGCACGTCCATTGGTATCTTACTATCGAGGTTGCTGGTGGTGGTAATGATTGCTCGATGTCGATTGACGACGGATTCGCTGTTCCCAACACGTGCATTCACAAGAACGTCCCGCATCAGCCCGGGTACATTCCGTTTAGGCCTGGTCAAGGTCCAGGGCGAGGCTATGACGATCATCCCTTTAACCCACTAAACTGGTAG
- a CDS encoding tyrosine-type recombinase/integrase, translating to MSNLPTPTVLLTRYFNHLKMNNWSATTISRRDYVLNKFITWSSERGIESVTEITTELLTAYRRWLYHYRNERTGKPLKFCTQASYLSTVGRWLEWLSEQGWIDSDPSTGIELPKEEQRLPSSHLTIDEIETLLSSVDLTTPTGLRDRALLELFYATGMRRAELIALKLDDINHESGLAMIRQGKGRKDRVVPTGKRSHGWLMKYLRDGRPALLDEDTDVIFLTSRGNAFHPVTLSQLVRNYLTAAGITKPGSCHMLRHTTATLMLEGGADLRSIQTLLGHEQLNTTQIYTHVSIKRLREVHDKTHPGSQRPTAAI from the coding sequence ATGTCAAACCTTCCCACTCCCACCGTCCTGCTGACTCGTTACTTCAATCACCTCAAGATGAACAATTGGTCGGCCACGACCATCTCGCGCCGCGACTACGTCTTGAACAAGTTCATCACCTGGTCAAGCGAACGCGGCATCGAGTCCGTCACCGAAATCACAACGGAGCTACTTACCGCGTATCGTCGTTGGCTCTATCACTACCGCAACGAACGCACCGGCAAGCCGCTCAAGTTCTGCACCCAGGCCAGCTATCTCTCAACGGTTGGTCGCTGGCTCGAATGGTTGAGCGAACAAGGTTGGATCGACAGCGATCCATCAACCGGCATCGAACTCCCCAAGGAAGAACAGCGTCTCCCATCATCGCACCTGACGATCGACGAAATCGAAACGCTACTCAGCTCAGTCGATCTCACCACGCCAACCGGTCTTCGCGACCGCGCGTTGTTGGAACTCTTTTATGCCACCGGAATGCGCCGGGCCGAGTTGATCGCGCTGAAGCTCGACGACATCAACCACGAGTCCGGTCTTGCGATGATCCGTCAAGGCAAAGGCCGCAAGGATCGAGTCGTGCCGACCGGTAAGCGATCCCATGGATGGCTGATGAAATATCTTCGCGATGGTCGACCTGCTTTACTTGACGAAGACACCGACGTGATCTTCCTGACGTCCCGCGGCAACGCGTTCCATCCGGTCACGCTCAGCCAACTCGTCAGAAACTACTTGACTGCGGCGGGCATCACGAAACCCGGCAGTTGCCACATGCTCCGCCACACCACAGCGACGTTGATGCTCGAAGGCGGCGCGGACCTGCGCTCGATCCAAACGTTACTCGGTCACGAGCAGCTCAACACCACCCAAATCTACACGCACGTGTCGATCAAACGCCTGCGAGAAGTCCACGACAAAACCCACCCGGGAAGCCAACGACCGACCGCCGCAATCTGA
- a CDS encoding tyrosine-type recombinase/integrase, translating into MSIVPAPTVLLSRYFSHLKMNNWSATTISRRDYVLNKFITRSSERGIESVTEITAESLAAYRRWLYHYRNERTGKPLKFCTQASYLSTVGHWLTWLTEQGWIDSDPSTGIELPKEERRLPSSHLTIDEIETLLSSVDLTTATGLRDRAILELFYATGMRRAELIALKLDDINHESGLAMIRQGKGRKDRVVPTGKRALGWLMKYLHDGRPALLDEDTDVIFLTSRGNAFHPVTLSQLVRSYLTAAGITKPGSCHMLRHTTATLMLEGGADLRSIQTLLGHEQLNTTQIYTHVSIKRLREVHDKTHPGAKDRPPQSDPNKPEDKPTE; encoded by the coding sequence ATGTCAATCGTTCCCGCTCCCACAGTCTTACTGTCTCGCTACTTCAGCCACCTCAAGATGAACAACTGGTCGGCAACGACCATCTCGCGCCGCGACTACGTCTTGAACAAGTTCATCACGAGGTCAAGTGAGCGAGGTATCGAGTCCGTCACCGAGATCACCGCCGAGTCACTTGCCGCCTATCGCCGTTGGCTCTATCACTACCGCAACGAACGCACCGGCAAGCCTCTCAAGTTCTGCACCCAGGCCAGCTACCTCTCAACGGTTGGTCACTGGCTCACATGGCTGACCGAACAAGGTTGGATCGACAGCGATCCGTCAACCGGTATCGAACTCCCCAAGGAAGAACGGCGTCTTCCATCTTCGCACCTGACGATCGATGAAATTGAAACGCTACTCAGTTCCGTCGATCTCACAACGGCAACCGGTCTTCGGGACCGCGCGATATTGGAACTCTTTTATGCCACCGGGATGCGACGCGCCGAGTTGATCGCGTTGAAGCTCGACGACATCAACCACGAGTCCGGGCTTGCGATGATCCGTCAAGGCAAAGGCCGCAAGGATCGAGTCGTGCCGACCGGCAAGCGAGCCCTTGGATGGCTGATGAAATACCTTCACGATGGTCGCCCCGCACTGCTCGACGAAGACACCGACGTGATCTTCCTGACGTCCCGCGGCAACGCCTTCCATCCTGTCACACTCAGCCAACTCGTCAGAAGCTACTTGACTGCAGCGGGCATCACCAAGCCTGGCAGTTGTCACATGCTCCGCCACACCACAGCGACGTTGATGCTCGAAGGCGGCGCGGACCTGCGCTCGATCCAAACGCTACTCGGTCACGAGCAGCTCAACACGACGCAGATCTACACGCACGTGTCGATCAAACGCCTCCGTGAAGTCCACGACAAAACGCATCCGGGCGCCAAGGACCGCCCACCGCAATCTGATCCCAACAAGCCCGAAGACAAACCCACCGAGTAG
- a CDS encoding RHS repeat domain-containing protein, protein MLVHRSSRRQTLRRRLARHRAGGVKSCADSKQIRSCKTVSPSSCIRGKSRTESDASSIKLAFRYHGTQQYSVTALTDSSGTIKERYAYDAYGGLSIFDGSGTARTSTAEGNRYTYTGREWDDVLDLYHYRARMYDSVSGRFLSRDPIGYSGSTWNLFELVQSSPLDSLDPSGLVQLCSELLCAKKRCIDKSSLSDSSKTLLKTFADNSFQECNNELAPYAVAEAVRLALLELGLDLQPDPFRVDEDKAGLTIHQILQILGSGINATPSVTISGSRAWTIRLPSGWELKIYEQPGGSFRAAVGNPTFSASHVVDAACWLSGVSPNGANSESYGGFVVHDAGYANQLEKLRKAGCGCLNASLFSQLLANPNFGPGPTIAPRN, encoded by the coding sequence ATGCTCGTCCATCGATCATCCCGCCGTCAAACCCTTCGACGCCGTCTCGCGCGCCACCGCGCGGGAGGCGTTAAGTCGTGCGCCGATTCAAAACAAATCCGTAGCTGCAAAACGGTCAGCCCATCATCTTGCATACGCGGCAAGTCACGTACTGAAAGTGACGCATCATCAATCAAGTTGGCGTTTCGCTATCACGGCACCCAACAGTACAGTGTTACCGCGCTGACGGATTCGAGTGGGACGATCAAGGAACGTTACGCGTATGATGCGTATGGCGGGTTGTCGATCTTCGATGGGAGTGGAACCGCGCGTACATCAACGGCGGAAGGTAACCGCTATACCTACACGGGCCGCGAGTGGGACGACGTCCTTGACCTCTACCACTATCGGGCGCGGATGTATGATTCTGTAAGTGGGCGGTTCTTGAGTCGTGATCCGATTGGGTATTCAGGTAGCACCTGGAATCTCTTCGAATTGGTTCAATCAAGTCCGCTTGATTCACTTGATCCGTCTGGCCTAGTCCAACTGTGCAGTGAATTACTATGTGCTAAAAAGCGATGCATCGACAAGTCATCGCTATCCGATTCCTCTAAGACTCTTCTGAAGACGTTCGCAGACAATTCTTTTCAGGAGTGCAATAACGAGCTCGCTCCTTATGCCGTGGCAGAAGCTGTCAGGCTAGCGTTGCTTGAGCTAGGGCTTGATCTACAGCCTGACCCGTTTCGCGTGGATGAGGACAAAGCGGGATTAACAATACACCAGATTCTTCAAATCCTGGGGTCCGGTATCAATGCTACGCCATCAGTAACGATATCTGGTTCGCGTGCATGGACGATCAGGCTACCCAGTGGCTGGGAACTGAAGATCTACGAGCAACCAGGTGGGTCTTTTCGTGCAGCAGTCGGGAATCCGACATTCAGCGCTTCGCATGTCGTTGATGCAGCATGTTGGTTGTCGGGAGTCAGCCCCAACGGAGCAAACTCGGAATCCTACGGGGGTTTCGTCGTTCATGACGCAGGCTATGCAAACCAACTCGAGAAGCTGCGGAAGGCGGGATGCGGATGTCTCAACGCAAGCTTGTTTTCTCAATTGCTGGCAAACCCAAATTTTGGTCCAGGCCCGACAATCGCCCCTCGGAACTGA